Proteins from a single region of Halorubrum sp. 2020YC2:
- a CDS encoding AbrB/MazE/SpoVT family DNA-binding domain-containing protein, which translates to MPKVDAKGRVVLPQAVRERLDITPGTEVEVREEDGEVVIRPEDDPERVLDRLDRLVEETAPERGAIESLDDEAGPIARKHREAVRRGAEGEPVEGSNSVEEDGTDG; encoded by the coding sequence ATGCCGAAAGTGGACGCGAAGGGGCGCGTCGTCCTCCCGCAGGCGGTCCGGGAGCGACTCGACATCACGCCGGGGACCGAGGTCGAAGTCCGGGAGGAAGACGGCGAGGTGGTGATACGACCCGAGGACGACCCGGAACGGGTTCTCGACCGGCTGGACCGGCTCGTCGAGGAGACGGCCCCGGAGCGTGGGGCGATCGAGTCGCTCGACGACGAGGCCGGTCCTATCGCCCGGAAGCACCGTGAGGCGGTTCGACGGGGCGCGGAAGGGGAGCCGGTCGAGGGTAGCAATTCGGTCGAAGAAGACGGAACAGATGGGTAA
- a CDS encoding cupin domain-containing protein, whose amino-acid sequence MERVAVDDVDVVTNPMGVHDLRKPVSRALGTDHVAMNYFELAPGDGFSGGLHTHGDQEEIFYVLSGTATFEVGRERDEVEVGPGELIRFAPGEFQSGYVAGDADEEAVAWAVGAPGAHHDWDQIESIVECRECGEERVHDTELTDAGRFRFTCTECGTSFSP is encoded by the coding sequence ATGGAGCGAGTCGCGGTCGACGACGTCGACGTCGTCACGAACCCGATGGGCGTTCACGACCTCCGGAAGCCGGTGTCGCGCGCGCTCGGCACCGACCACGTCGCGATGAACTACTTCGAACTCGCGCCCGGCGACGGCTTCTCCGGCGGCCTCCACACGCACGGCGACCAAGAGGAGATATTTTACGTCCTCTCGGGCACCGCGACCTTCGAGGTCGGGCGCGAACGCGACGAGGTCGAGGTCGGTCCCGGGGAGCTGATCCGATTCGCGCCGGGCGAGTTCCAGTCCGGATACGTGGCCGGGGACGCCGACGAGGAGGCGGTCGCGTGGGCGGTCGGCGCCCCGGGTGCCCACCACGACTGGGACCAGATCGAGTCGATCGTCGAGTGCCGCGAGTGCGGCGAGGAACGCGTCCACGACACCGAACTCACCGACGCGGGCCGGTTCCGGTTCACCTGTACCGAGTGCGGGACGTCCTTCTCGCCGTGA
- a CDS encoding type II/IV secretion system ATPase subunit, with the protein MSDGATLRIVDEPDDDPGGSVPAPVPPDDPEAWYAPDVRAQYEAAPGVVATVRERDGGRFGYDVREPPLSPADERALDRVRDRFSAVRHRRPLTRVGVVERAERGFEPKYAEAIERLVDASAAACRRIDYHALREFRLLGELTPVALDDRIEVADVGDDRELVVHTETFAPLETGIDADADYVERVAAERLAQYAVEFAGIGVEVVVYRERLLGSDAFETKYAVLEPDLLPGDEELIEECKSRIWETTVSDVIEDRESFVAARARRFLSRRLTARNTRAWFDAAVHRARAALAERGLAAPPVDSRYARDRLDDLAYYVLRDFVGEGILTVPIRDPHLEDVEANRVGERVKVVPRASVLSGAGREEGETGSSDGEGVPEAGERVPTNLAFEDETTFVNVVTGIAARDGTELNASTPSAKVNLELDGVPQTIRCAVALPVISEGGPHVSIRKQRADALTPVDLIDRGTLSVDLVTLLWLLYEHRGVVLFAGPTGVGKTTLLNAHAPFIPFDARPVSVDEGSREVRLPHETGVSLTTRDHEDAYKSVGMAELMTEANYLNPDVEVIAEINTPESFETFAESLNTGHGVIGTTHAEDVEALANRLRERDLPARLLREVDLVVFPRQVDGERYVSRAIEPLSETAYDALDPEAKRSPTGGPKRGGAGVVEAGGESVRYNTVAWRDGGGTFRFPGAPGGDADEGVSRAGATGSGDGRGAGPRFRVFDRIAARTDRDREAVAAEFESKRRYVEYLVRDGVDDPDALFEFLADLRTDEAATVERAARTMDRDGDGNGERDAAGEGSDSPERRRP; encoded by the coding sequence GTGAGCGACGGCGCGACTCTCAGGATCGTCGACGAGCCCGACGACGACCCGGGCGGCTCGGTCCCCGCCCCGGTCCCGCCGGACGACCCGGAGGCGTGGTACGCGCCGGACGTGCGGGCGCAGTACGAGGCGGCGCCGGGCGTCGTCGCGACCGTCCGCGAGCGCGACGGGGGACGGTTCGGCTACGACGTCCGCGAACCCCCGCTGTCGCCCGCCGACGAGCGCGCGCTCGACCGCGTCCGCGACCGCTTCTCGGCGGTGCGGCACCGCCGCCCGCTCACGCGGGTCGGCGTCGTCGAGCGCGCCGAGCGGGGGTTCGAACCGAAGTACGCGGAAGCGATCGAGCGGCTGGTCGACGCGAGCGCGGCCGCGTGCCGGCGGATAGATTACCACGCGCTGCGGGAGTTCCGGCTGCTCGGGGAGCTGACGCCGGTCGCCTTGGACGACCGGATCGAGGTCGCAGACGTGGGCGACGACCGCGAGCTGGTGGTCCACACCGAGACGTTCGCGCCGCTTGAGACCGGCATCGACGCCGACGCCGACTACGTCGAGCGGGTCGCCGCCGAGCGGCTCGCGCAGTACGCCGTCGAGTTCGCCGGGATCGGTGTCGAGGTGGTCGTCTACCGCGAGCGGCTGCTCGGCTCCGACGCGTTCGAGACGAAGTACGCCGTGTTGGAGCCGGATCTCTTGCCCGGCGACGAGGAGCTCATCGAGGAGTGTAAGTCGCGGATCTGGGAGACGACCGTGAGCGACGTGATCGAGGACCGGGAGTCGTTCGTCGCCGCCCGGGCCCGGCGGTTCCTCTCCCGCCGGCTGACCGCGCGCAACACCCGGGCGTGGTTCGACGCCGCGGTCCACCGGGCGCGGGCCGCGCTCGCGGAGCGGGGACTGGCCGCGCCGCCGGTCGACTCGCGGTACGCCCGGGACCGGCTGGACGACCTCGCGTACTACGTGCTCCGCGACTTCGTCGGTGAGGGAATCTTGACGGTGCCGATCCGCGATCCCCACCTCGAAGACGTGGAGGCGAACCGCGTCGGGGAGCGCGTGAAGGTCGTCCCGCGCGCCTCGGTCCTCTCGGGGGCGGGCCGCGAGGAGGGCGAGACCGGATCGTCCGACGGCGAGGGCGTCCCCGAGGCCGGCGAGCGCGTCCCGACGAACCTCGCGTTCGAGGACGAGACGACGTTCGTCAACGTCGTCACGGGAATCGCCGCGCGCGACGGCACCGAACTCAACGCCTCGACGCCCTCCGCGAAGGTGAACCTCGAACTCGACGGCGTCCCGCAGACGATCCGGTGTGCGGTGGCGCTCCCGGTGATCTCCGAGGGCGGCCCGCACGTCTCGATCCGGAAGCAGCGCGCGGACGCGCTGACGCCGGTCGACCTGATCGACCGCGGCACGCTGTCCGTCGACCTGGTGACGCTCCTGTGGCTGCTGTACGAGCACCGCGGGGTCGTCCTCTTCGCCGGCCCGACCGGCGTGGGGAAGACGACGCTGCTGAACGCCCACGCCCCGTTCATCCCGTTCGACGCCCGGCCGGTCTCGGTGGACGAGGGGTCTCGCGAGGTCCGGCTCCCCCACGAGACGGGCGTCTCGCTCACCACCCGCGACCACGAGGACGCCTACAAGTCGGTGGGGATGGCGGAGCTGATGACCGAGGCCAACTACCTGAACCCCGACGTGGAGGTGATAGCCGAGATCAACACCCCCGAGAGCTTCGAGACCTTCGCGGAGAGCCTCAACACCGGTCACGGCGTGATCGGCACGACGCACGCGGAAGATGTCGAGGCGCTCGCCAACCGCCTGCGCGAGCGCGACCTGCCGGCGCGCCTGCTCCGCGAGGTCGACCTCGTCGTCTTCCCCCGGCAGGTCGACGGCGAGCGCTACGTCTCCCGGGCGATCGAACCCCTCTCCGAGACCGCGTACGACGCCCTCGACCCGGAGGCGAAGCGGAGTCCGACCGGCGGCCCGAAGCGCGGCGGGGCGGGGGTCGTCGAGGCCGGCGGCGAGTCGGTCCGCTACAACACGGTCGCCTGGCGCGACGGCGGCGGGACGTTCCGGTTCCCCGGCGCGCCGGGCGGCGACGCGGACGAGGGAGTGTCGCGGGCGGGCGCGACCGGGTCAGGCGACGGTCGCGGCGCCGGCCCGCGGTTCCGGGTCTTCGACCGGATCGCGGCCCGGACCGACCGCGACCGCGAGGCGGTCGCCGCCGAGTTCGAGTCGAAGCGGCGGTACGTGGAGTACCTCGTGCGCGACGGCGTCGACGACCCGGACGCCCTCTTCGAGTTCCTCGCTGACCTGCGCACCGACGAGGCCGCGACCGTCGAGCGCGCCGCCCGGACGATGGACCGCGACGGCGACGGGAACGGAGAGCGAGACGCGGCGGGCGAGGGGAGCGACTCCCCCGAACGGAGGCGGCCGTGA
- the ilvA gene encoding threonine ammonia-lyase codes for MLSLADIREARERVSGVARHTPLERSRSFSEMSGADLHLKLENFQRTGAFKIRGAMNRIQTLSDAEREAGVVTASAGNHAQGVALAASRAGVDATVVMPKFAPVSKVKATRGYGASVRLEGVDYDESQAYAHRLEREEDRTYVHAFDDPVVMAGQGTLGLEIVDDCPELDTVVVPIGGGGLISGVAVAVKEQLPDARVVGVQAEGAASAARSLEAGEVTEIDGVDTIADGIATRSVGERTLAVMAEYVDEVVTVDDREIALALTLLLERAKTLVEGAGAVALAAVLSEAFEYDDGETIVAALCGGNIDLNRLGTVVRRGLVQMGRYLKITIDLKDRPGELERVSSIVARTGANVYAVHHDRTSRDVAVNAAELELELETDDAEHAADIVDALEAEGYEVEILS; via the coding sequence ATGCTCAGTCTTGCCGACATCCGCGAGGCGCGCGAGCGGGTCTCGGGCGTCGCCCGACACACGCCGCTGGAGCGGTCGCGCTCCTTCTCGGAGATGAGCGGCGCCGACCTCCACCTCAAGTTAGAGAACTTCCAACGGACCGGCGCGTTCAAGATCCGCGGCGCGATGAACCGGATCCAGACGCTCTCGGACGCGGAGCGAGAGGCGGGCGTCGTCACCGCGAGCGCGGGCAACCACGCGCAGGGCGTGGCGCTTGCGGCCAGCCGCGCGGGCGTCGACGCCACCGTCGTGATGCCGAAGTTCGCGCCCGTCTCGAAGGTGAAGGCCACCCGCGGGTACGGCGCGAGCGTCCGGCTGGAGGGCGTCGACTACGACGAGTCGCAGGCGTACGCGCACCGGCTGGAGCGCGAGGAGGACCGGACCTACGTCCACGCGTTCGACGACCCGGTCGTGATGGCCGGGCAGGGGACGCTCGGCCTCGAAATCGTCGACGACTGTCCCGAACTCGACACGGTGGTCGTCCCGATCGGTGGCGGCGGGCTGATCTCGGGCGTCGCGGTCGCGGTCAAAGAGCAGCTCCCGGACGCCCGCGTCGTCGGCGTTCAGGCGGAGGGGGCCGCCTCGGCCGCGAGGTCGCTCGAAGCCGGCGAGGTCACGGAGATCGACGGCGTCGACACGATCGCCGACGGGATCGCGACGCGGTCGGTGGGCGAACGGACGCTCGCGGTCATGGCAGAGTACGTCGACGAGGTCGTCACCGTCGACGACCGCGAGATCGCCCTCGCCCTCACGCTGCTCTTGGAGCGCGCGAAGACGCTCGTCGAGGGCGCCGGGGCGGTCGCGCTCGCGGCCGTCCTCTCGGAGGCGTTCGAGTACGACGACGGGGAGACGATAGTCGCCGCACTCTGTGGCGGTAACATCGACCTCAACCGCCTCGGCACCGTGGTCCGGCGCGGGCTGGTCCAGATGGGCCGGTACCTCAAGATCACGATCGACCTGAAGGACCGTCCCGGCGAACTGGAGCGCGTCTCCAGCATCGTCGCGCGCACCGGCGCGAACGTGTACGCGGTCCACCACGACCGCACCTCGCGGGACGTGGCTGTCAACGCCGCCGAACTCGAATTAGAACTGGAGACCGACGACGCCGAACACGCCGCCGACATCGTCGACGCGCTCGAAGCCGAGGGGTACGAGGTCGAGATTCTGTCGTAG
- a CDS encoding gamma-glutamylcyclotransferase family protein: MDVFVYGTLTEPDRVAEVLDSFVFVGPATLDGLRLVEGRYPTLAPGGETAGRLLRTEEIGALDAYEDVDGGLYVRETVPLDAPADHPDAAAVYVGDPDRLDADATWPGTGPFGGRVRSVLDERDVRVRLTPRDPV, translated from the coding sequence ATGGACGTCTTCGTGTACGGGACGCTGACCGAGCCGGACCGAGTGGCCGAGGTCCTCGACTCGTTCGTCTTCGTCGGCCCCGCGACGCTCGACGGCCTCCGGCTGGTGGAAGGGCGGTACCCGACGCTCGCGCCGGGCGGCGAGACGGCGGGGCGGCTCCTCCGGACGGAGGAGATCGGCGCGCTCGACGCGTACGAGGACGTCGACGGCGGGCTGTACGTCCGCGAGACCGTGCCGCTCGACGCGCCGGCCGACCACCCGGACGCCGCCGCGGTGTACGTGGGCGACCCCGACCGGCTCGACGCGGACGCGACGTGGCCGGGGACCGGCCCGTTCGGCGGGCGGGTGCGATCGGTCCTCGACGAGCGCGACGTGCGGGTTCGGTTGACCCCCCGAGATCCCGTCTGA
- a CDS encoding type II secretion system F family protein, producing MSRRRAAETVEADIEAGADGTGADDALAATGRLAVVDRVCYALFARHASDRRHDADRKRYRGTALDTGFETYLARAYGLSWVVAAAAFLPALVVAAGAAPAVAAAVEARFGTALLSSGPTAAPAPTPDSVGPLSTDRAALLVAVAVALLAKRATVAAAGLHLRWVAATRRTDIERTLPGAVRYLELLSSGSDEPRAMLRKAADGDAYGGTATSLRKALNAARLAGSLDEGLRRVARDTPSRELLAPFLLKFRKHAATGDEALSEFLATERRMLSHRQDRARKRARRFLELLTELFVAVLVLPALLVIGATALSVVIPELLPPVETPVGVVPTRAVVLYGAVAFLVAFGLAAAVAVGTLRPPSQRASYDLPPSPRAVLATAGRNPASTAVVAAGPAVALAAWLALAGYTLVNVVLLGYAAFAVPVGLVAARRTRIDDAKDRELADFVHAVSGHVAQGRPLAAAVDAVARDADLGVLDDDVADLAFALRSTTATEGVTGKGPESVGETAADGSGAVDVRSAAIERFVDRVGTPLAARTLGLVTGALDAGGDADAVFETLRIEVGRLYSEQRALRSSMQPYIAVGWAAAVLVAGVVAVVNTQVVDAARLAEIAAASEAVTEPESVYPELERFRLYVVTQATVLASGWFAGTAARGRYAALLHSGTLVACCYVVFTVGGLV from the coding sequence GTGAGCCGGCGGCGGGCGGCCGAGACGGTCGAAGCCGACATCGAGGCGGGCGCGGACGGGACGGGCGCGGACGACGCGCTCGCGGCGACGGGGCGACTGGCGGTCGTCGACCGCGTCTGCTACGCGCTGTTCGCGCGCCACGCGAGCGACCGGCGACACGACGCCGACCGGAAGCGGTACCGCGGCACCGCGCTCGACACCGGCTTCGAGACGTACCTCGCGCGGGCGTACGGCCTCTCGTGGGTCGTCGCGGCCGCCGCCTTCCTCCCGGCGCTGGTCGTCGCGGCCGGCGCGGCCCCCGCGGTCGCGGCCGCGGTCGAGGCGCGGTTCGGCACGGCGCTGCTCTCGTCGGGGCCGACGGCCGCGCCCGCGCCGACGCCGGACTCGGTCGGCCCGCTCTCGACGGACCGGGCCGCGCTGCTCGTCGCGGTCGCGGTCGCGCTCCTCGCGAAGCGCGCGACAGTCGCGGCCGCCGGGCTCCACCTCCGGTGGGTGGCCGCGACGCGCCGGACCGACATCGAGCGCACCCTCCCCGGGGCGGTGCGGTACCTCGAACTGCTCTCCTCCGGGAGCGACGAGCCGCGGGCGATGCTCCGGAAGGCCGCCGACGGCGACGCGTACGGCGGCACCGCCACCTCGCTGCGGAAGGCGCTCAACGCCGCGCGGCTCGCCGGGAGCTTGGACGAGGGCCTGCGCCGCGTCGCGCGCGACACGCCCTCCAGAGAGCTGCTGGCGCCGTTCCTCCTCAAGTTCCGGAAGCACGCCGCGACCGGCGACGAGGCGCTCTCCGAGTTCCTCGCGACGGAGCGCCGAATGCTCTCGCACCGGCAGGACCGCGCCCGGAAGCGCGCGCGGCGGTTCCTCGAACTGCTCACGGAGCTGTTCGTCGCCGTGCTGGTGTTGCCGGCGCTGCTCGTCATCGGCGCGACCGCGCTGTCGGTCGTGATCCCCGAGCTACTCCCGCCGGTCGAGACGCCGGTCGGGGTGGTGCCGACGCGGGCGGTGGTGCTGTACGGGGCGGTCGCGTTCCTCGTCGCGTTCGGCCTCGCGGCCGCGGTCGCGGTCGGCACGCTCCGGCCGCCGAGCCAGCGCGCGAGCTACGACCTTCCGCCGAGCCCGCGAGCGGTCCTCGCGACCGCCGGGCGCAACCCCGCGAGCACGGCGGTCGTCGCCGCGGGGCCCGCCGTCGCGCTCGCGGCGTGGCTCGCGCTCGCGGGCTACACGCTCGTCAACGTCGTTCTCCTCGGCTACGCCGCCTTCGCGGTGCCGGTCGGGCTGGTCGCCGCGCGGCGCACGCGGATCGACGACGCGAAGGACCGCGAACTGGCCGACTTCGTCCACGCCGTCTCGGGCCACGTCGCGCAGGGGCGCCCGCTCGCGGCGGCGGTCGACGCGGTCGCGCGCGACGCCGACCTCGGCGTCCTCGACGACGACGTGGCCGACCTCGCGTTCGCGCTGCGCTCGACGACCGCGACCGAGGGCGTGACCGGGAAGGGGCCGGAGTCGGTCGGAGAGACGGCCGCGGACGGGTCGGGTGCGGTCGACGTCCGCTCGGCCGCCATCGAGCGGTTCGTCGACCGCGTGGGGACGCCGCTGGCCGCGCGGACGCTCGGGCTGGTCACGGGCGCGCTCGACGCCGGCGGCGACGCCGACGCCGTCTTCGAGACGCTCCGGATCGAGGTCGGGCGGCTCTACAGCGAGCAGCGCGCGCTCCGCTCGTCGATGCAGCCGTACATCGCCGTCGGCTGGGCCGCGGCGGTCCTCGTCGCCGGCGTCGTCGCGGTCGTGAACACGCAGGTGGTCGACGCCGCGCGGCTGGCCGAGATCGCGGCCGCCTCCGAGGCGGTGACGGAGCCGGAGAGCGTGTATCCGGAGTTGGAGCGCTTCCGGCTGTACGTCGTCACGCAGGCGACGGTGCTCGCGTCCGGGTGGTTCGCCGGTACGGCGGCGCGCGGGCGGTACGCGGCGCTGCTCCACTCGGGTACGCTGGTGGCGTGCTGTTACGTGGTCTTTACCGTGGGCGGGTTGGTGTGA
- a CDS encoding alpha-isopropylmalate synthase regulatory domain-containing protein, protein MTRTPLTNLDEVQLLDTTLRDGEQMPGVSLSPGEKVDVARELDAAGVHLVEAGSACTSEGEREAIRRVADEGLDATVTSFARGVRGDVDHALDCGVDGVNLVVPASDKHVETKVGSTRDEVVETTVELVEYAKDHGLWVEVLGEDGSRADLDYLDRLLGAGLDAGADRICYCDTVGAADPERTAAVVSRLADLGPTSLHTHDDLGFGLANVHAGLKAGADTVHGTVLGVGERAGNVALEEVAVALDRSYGVDTVELERLYRLCRTVSEATGVALPPNKAVCGANAFAHESGIHTDGTLKDGTMYEPYPPETVGRERRLVLGKHAGRAGVKAALAEHDVAVDDDELREIVARVKELGERGKRVTDADLLAVADDVRGRERERHVELVDLSATSGGNLPTASVRLRVGDDERVASGTGAGPVDAGLEAVRTALAGNGGEGDEADRDGVAFDLDSYHVDAITGGTDAVVTVEVDLSRGDRSVSVSASDADITRASVVGMVDGLDRLLAAEADTADAEPGAVAGD, encoded by the coding sequence TTGACCCGAACACCACTCACCAATCTCGACGAGGTACAGCTGTTAGACACCACCTTACGCGACGGCGAACAGATGCCCGGCGTCTCCTTATCGCCCGGCGAGAAGGTCGACGTCGCCCGCGAACTCGACGCCGCCGGCGTTCATCTGGTCGAGGCCGGCTCGGCGTGCACCTCGGAAGGCGAGCGCGAGGCGATCCGGCGCGTGGCCGACGAGGGGCTGGACGCGACCGTGACCAGCTTCGCCCGCGGGGTGAGGGGAGACGTCGACCACGCGCTCGACTGCGGCGTCGACGGCGTGAACCTCGTCGTCCCCGCCTCCGACAAGCACGTCGAGACGAAGGTGGGGTCGACCCGCGACGAGGTCGTCGAGACGACAGTCGAACTCGTCGAGTACGCGAAGGATCACGGCCTGTGGGTCGAGGTGCTGGGCGAGGACGGCTCGCGGGCCGACCTCGACTACCTCGACCGGCTGCTCGGCGCCGGCCTCGACGCCGGCGCGGACCGGATCTGCTACTGCGACACCGTCGGCGCGGCCGACCCCGAGCGCACCGCCGCGGTCGTCTCGCGGCTGGCGGATCTCGGCCCGACGAGCCTCCACACCCACGACGACCTCGGGTTCGGGCTGGCGAACGTCCACGCGGGGCTGAAGGCCGGCGCGGACACCGTCCACGGCACCGTCCTCGGGGTGGGCGAGCGCGCCGGCAACGTCGCCCTCGAAGAGGTCGCGGTCGCGCTCGACCGCTCGTACGGCGTCGACACCGTCGAGTTAGAGCGGCTCTACCGGCTCTGTCGGACCGTCTCGGAGGCGACCGGCGTCGCCCTCCCGCCGAACAAGGCCGTCTGCGGCGCCAACGCCTTCGCGCACGAGTCAGGCATCCACACCGACGGCACGCTTAAGGACGGGACGATGTACGAGCCGTACCCGCCGGAGACGGTCGGCCGCGAGCGCCGGCTCGTCTTGGGCAAGCACGCGGGCCGCGCCGGGGTGAAGGCCGCGCTCGCGGAGCACGACGTGGCGGTCGACGACGACGAGCTTCGCGAGATTGTCGCCCGCGTCAAGGAGCTAGGCGAGCGCGGAAAGCGCGTCACCGACGCGGACCTCCTCGCGGTCGCGGACGACGTCCGCGGGCGCGAGCGCGAGCGACACGTCGAGCTCGTCGACCTCTCCGCGACCTCCGGCGGCAACCTCCCGACCGCCTCGGTCCGGCTCCGCGTCGGGGACGACGAGCGCGTCGCCTCGGGGACCGGCGCCGGCCCGGTCGACGCCGGACTGGAGGCGGTCCGGACGGCGCTCGCGGGCAACGGCGGCGAGGGCGACGAGGCGGACCGCGACGGGGTCGCGTTCGATCTCGACTCCTACCACGTCGACGCCATCACGGGCGGCACGGACGCGGTCGTCACCGTCGAGGTGGACCTCTCGCGGGGCGACCGCTCCGTGAGCGTCTCGGCGTCGGACGCGGACATCACCCGCGCGAGCGTCGTCGGCATGGTCGACGGGCTCGACCGCCTGCTCGCGGCGGAGGCGGACACGGCGGACGCCGAGCCGGGCGCCGTGGCCGGCGACTGA
- a CDS encoding MATE family efflux transporter: protein MDFPRLRRVWERVFSLAWPVMAEQTFRTAMRTTDILVTALFSPAAVVAIGLADLYARFPLRIGLGLGGGAIALSSQDTGAGAAENRDEAVTQAILIGALAGVPFVLFGLLFGELAIDVFGRLVGERTSPAVVDLGSTYLAVVFATAPARHVALVGARALQGTGDTRTPMYVNVAANSVNIAGSVVLGLGLFGLPRLEVLGVGLATAGANVLTAGLLCFAIWGSWTDAEFAWPRDLTIAKQLLVVSAPRVAEGFGSEIAEFPFNALLLGFGEAVNAGFQIGRRVYQQVTGPLSRGYNVAASVLVGQALGEGDPEAARFNGWAVAGLGVLTVGTIGIGLVVGAPRLVPIFTDDAATIEYAVDFARVYGVAGAALACFSALSGSLQGASETRIPLVARVSAMFGLFLGLSWLLGRTAGFGPAGAYVGVSAAYVWMALVVAAGFHYSGWATRAADMMDARGSGPDADSDAGSDAAPDPVSDEEST, encoded by the coding sequence ATGGACTTCCCGCGGCTGCGGCGCGTCTGGGAGCGCGTGTTCTCGCTCGCGTGGCCCGTCATGGCCGAGCAGACGTTCCGCACCGCGATGCGGACGACCGACATCCTCGTCACCGCGCTGTTCTCGCCGGCCGCGGTCGTCGCGATCGGACTCGCGGACCTGTACGCCCGGTTCCCGCTGCGGATCGGGCTGGGGCTGGGCGGCGGCGCCATCGCGCTCTCCTCGCAGGACACGGGCGCGGGCGCCGCGGAGAACCGCGACGAGGCGGTGACGCAGGCGATCCTGATCGGCGCGCTCGCCGGGGTCCCGTTCGTCCTCTTCGGCCTCCTCTTCGGTGAGCTCGCGATCGACGTGTTCGGCCGGCTCGTCGGCGAGCGGACCTCGCCCGCGGTCGTCGACCTCGGCTCCACGTACCTCGCGGTCGTGTTCGCGACCGCCCCGGCGCGCCACGTCGCCCTCGTCGGCGCCCGCGCGCTCCAGGGGACCGGCGACACCCGGACGCCGATGTACGTCAACGTCGCCGCCAACTCCGTCAACATCGCCGGCTCCGTCGTCCTCGGACTCGGGCTGTTCGGCCTCCCGCGGCTCGAGGTCCTCGGCGTCGGCCTCGCGACCGCGGGCGCGAACGTCCTCACCGCCGGCCTGCTCTGTTTCGCCATCTGGGGGTCGTGGACCGACGCGGAGTTCGCGTGGCCGCGCGACCTCACGATCGCGAAACAGCTCCTCGTCGTGAGCGCCCCCCGCGTCGCGGAGGGGTTCGGCTCCGAGATCGCGGAGTTCCCGTTCAACGCCCTCCTCCTCGGCTTCGGGGAGGCCGTCAACGCCGGGTTCCAGATCGGCCGCCGCGTCTACCAGCAGGTGACCGGGCCGCTCTCGCGCGGCTACAACGTCGCGGCGTCCGTCCTCGTCGGGCAGGCGCTCGGCGAGGGCGACCCGGAGGCGGCGCGGTTCAACGGGTGGGCGGTCGCCGGGCTCGGCGTGCTCACGGTCGGGACGATCGGGATCGGGCTCGTCGTCGGCGCGCCCCGGTTGGTCCCGATATTCACCGACGACGCGGCGACGATCGAGTACGCGGTCGACTTCGCGCGGGTGTACGGGGTCGCGGGCGCCGCGCTCGCCTGCTTTTCCGCCCTCTCCGGCTCGCTTCAGGGGGCCAGCGAGACGCGGATCCCGCTCGTCGCGCGCGTCTCCGCGATGTTCGGGCTCTTCTTGGGACTGTCGTGGCTCCTCGGCCGCACGGCGGGGTTCGGTCCCGCTGGCGCGTACGTCGGGGTGTCCGCCGCCTACGTTTGGATGGCCCTCGTCGTCGCCGCCGGCTTCCACTACTCCGGGTGGGCGACCCGCGCCGCCGACATGATGGACGCCCGCGGGTCCGGGCCGGACGCCGACTCGGACGCGGGATCCGACGCCGCGCCCGACCCCGTGTCCGACGAGGAATCGACGTAG